The Vicinamibacterales bacterium sequence CAGCTTGTAGAGCACCTGGGCCAGGCTGGTCTGGGCCGACGCCGTCTGCGGGTGCTGGCGGCCGAACCAGGTCTCGATGATCGCCAGCGCGTCGCGGAGGAACCGCTCGGCCTCCGGGAGCTGCTGCCGGGCCGACGCGATGGCGCCGAGGTTGATGAGGGCCTGGCCGACTTCGGGATGCTGCGACCCCCGCGTCCGGCCGTTCATCTCGAGGGCGCGCCGGGACTCGGTCTCGGCCCTGGCCATGTCGCCAACGTAGAAGTAGTCGTCGGCCAGCGCCTTGACCGCGACCGCGGCGTCGCGCTCGGTGGCGCCGCCCGGCGGGTAGAGCGCGATCGCCCGTTCGAGCGTCGCGATGGCGGACGTGTAGTCTCCACGGTCGCCTTGCACCCGCCCGACCGCGGTCACCGCGGCCAGCCGTACGGGATCGTCCTCGCGCAGGCGGCGGTCGGCCTCCGCCAAGGCATCGTGCGCGAGGCGCTCGGCGTCGTCGAGCCGGGCCTGGACGCGCCGCAGGTCGGCCATGGCCACCAGTCCGGTCACGAGGCCCGCGGGATCGGCGTCGGCCGTCGCGCGGCGGACGGCGAGCGCGTCGGACAGCAGCCGATCGGCGCGGTCGAGATCCCCCAGTTCGAGCGAGACGCGCCCCAGCGTGTTGAACAGGTCGGCCTGCGCCTCCGGATCGCTCGCGAGCAGATCGGCTTCACGGACGCCGCGGTCCAGCAGCGACAGCACCCGCAGGTCCGCGGGCGGCGCCTCCCCGCGTCCGCCGCCGTCGAACAGATCGAGCAGGAACTGGAGCCGGCGCTCGGCCCGTACGGCGGCCGCCTCGGTCGCGGCCCGCGCCGTGGCCACGCGCGCCGCGGCGACGGCCGCGACGCCCGCGAAGCTCGCCGCGATGAGCGCGCCGGCGGCCACCGCTCTCCGGTTGCGGCTGACGAACCGGCGCAGCCGGTAGCCGGCCGATGCCGGACCCGCCGCCAGCGGCCGGCCGTCGAGCCACGCATCGAGATCGCGGACGAGCGCGTCGACGGTCGCGTAGCGCAGCGCCTGATCCGCGGCCGTCGCCGTGCGGCAGACGGCATCGAGGTCGCGGTCGGCGGTGCGATCGAAGCGATGGGCGCGGCGGCCGAGCCAGCTCACGCGGTGGAACGCTTCGGGTCCGGCGGCGGCCAGCAGCTCGCGCAGGATCACGCCGAGGGAGTAGACGTCGCTCTGGACGCCCGGCGTTTCCCCGCGCAGTTCCTCGGGCGAGGCGTACGCCGGGGTGAGCATCCGGAGGCCGCCGGTGACGCCGCGGCTGGCGGCGGCCTCGATCTGGCGGGCGACGCCGAAGTCCAGGAGCTTCGGCTGGCCATCGACGGTCACCACGATGTTGGTGGGCTTCAGGTCGCGATGGACGATGAGGCGCTCGTGCGCGTGCTGGACCGCCGCGCCGACCTCGCGCACCAGGCGCACGATCCGCGCCCGGTCGACGGCGCGGCTGCGGCAGTACTCGTCGAGGGCGACGCCGTCCACGAGCTCCATCGCGAACCAGGGCGTGCCGCCCGCCAGGACGCCGGCATCGAGGATGCGCGCGATGGCGGGGTGATTCAGCTGGGCCAGGAGCCGCTGTTCGCGCAGGAACTGCCCGCGGCGGCGCTCGGACACCCAGGCGTCGCGCAGGATCTTGATGGCGACGTCGTGGCCGAGGTCTTCCCGTGTGGCGACGTAGACGACGCCGGTGCCGCCTTCTCCGAGCGCCCGCGTCAGGCGATACGGCCCGATCGTCTCGCCGACGGCGGGAGCGGCCGCCGATCCGCCTTCCAGCACGTCCCGGGCAACTTCGCCCACCTCTGCGTCCACGAACGCCGGCGTGGCGTCGGCGTCGAGCAGCCTCTGGACGCGATCGACGAGGTCCGCGTCTCCGCCCGCGGCCCCGAGCACGAACGCCCGCCTGTCGCGAACCGGGAGATCGAGCGCCTCCAGGAAGAGGTCTTGGATTCGGTCCCAGCGGTCGCGGTCCATGCCAGCGGCCTCGGCCGGTCCCTCAGGGCGCGCTCAGCTCGGAGGTGAGCCAGGCGCGCGCCACGCGCCAGTCCCGCATCACCGTGACCTCGGAGACACCGATGGCCTCGGCGATCTCGGGCACGGTGAGCCCCCCGAAGAAACGCGCCTCGACCACGTGCGCCTGACGTTCGCTCACCCTCGCGAGGGCCTTGAGGGCCTCGTCGAGGTGCAGCACCTGGGTCGAGGTCGTGATGCCGAGGGCGTGCTCGTCGAACTCGACACGCACGTCGTGCTGCGGACGCTTCTGCGCGTCGCGCCGCCGGGCAGCTTCCACCAGGACCTGCCGCATGGCGCGGGCCGCGATCCGCTTGAAGTGGAGACTCGATTCGGTACTAAAGTCCGGCGACTTCGCCAGCTTGAGCCAGGCTTCGTGGACCAGGCCGGTGGGACTGAGCGTCTGGCCGGCGTCGCGCCGCGCCACGGCCGCCGCCAGGCGGCGGAGCTCCTCGTATGCGGCGCTGTAGTGGGCGTCGAGACGAGTGCGGGCGCCGTCGTCGTCGCTGGGTGAGTCCGTCGAGCGAGTCATGGGGGGACCCTGATAGCTCCCGGAAGGGTTTTGCGCAAGGGGAGTGTAGCACCGGAGTTCGGCCACCGGCCGGTTCCGCACCCCTGCCGTTGGCGGGTTGTCTGACGCGGCGGGAAGTTCGTTGTTGGCCTGGAGTTTCATCATGCGAACGAGAGCCATTGGTCTGGTACTGGCGGCGATGGTGATGGCGGGGATACCGGCAGCGGCAAGGGCGCAGGGTGTCCTGGCCAACGGCGAGAACCACACCGGAACGATCACGTTCGCGGGCGAGGTACAGGTCTGGACCTTCGCCGCCAACCAGGGCCAGGCAATCAACTTGAGTATCGGTGAACGCGTCCGGACGCCCGATTCAGGGTTCTGGCCGTGGATCCGTTTGATCAATCCGAACGGAGCGCAGATCTCCTCGAGCTCTGGCAACCTCGTCGCCCAGATCTCCGTCAGCGCGCCGCTCACTGGCACCTATCAGGTGTGGGTTGCCTCCAACGACACCCTTCACGACGCGCTGGGCGATTACACGCTGACGCTGGCGAATATTCCTGGCCCGTTCGGGGTCTCCAGTGGGGACGACGGGGGGCCCCTCGGGGCCGGCCTGAACCAGGCCGGCCACATCGCCGTGGGTGACCTCGACATGTGGTCGTTCTCGGCCACCCAGAACGCGGCAATCCTGCTGAGCGCGGGCGAAGTGCTCCCCACGAGCGGTCCAGATCCCGGCTTCTGGCCGTGGATCCGCCTGTACGATCCAAACGGTGTTCAGATCGGCTCGGCCAGCGGCACCCTCGTTGCCCAGATCTCGACAACCGCTCCGCTCGATGGCACCTACACGGTCGTCGTCGGCACGGCCGACACACTGAGAGACGCGCAGGGCGACTACCGGCTGCGTCTCTTCACGATTCCGGGCAACTTCACGATCCCGACGGGAGATCAGGGCGGGTCGCTCGGGAACGGCGAAAATCATCCCGGCCACATCGACATCGGCGACCTGGACATCTGGACCTTCACGGCCAACAAGGACGACTACATCGAGCTGAGCATCGGTGAAGTGCCGGTGCCTCCAACGAGTCCAGACCCGGGCTTCTGGCCCTGGATCCGGCTGTATGGCCCGGGAGGCGGCGTCCTCTCCGGCAGCGGCACTCTGGTCGGTCAGATTTCGGCTCGCGCCACGCTCACGGGCACCTATACCGTGATCGTCGGCACTGCGGACACGCTCCGCGACGCCACCGGCGACTACCTGCTGCGCCTTGCGAAGGCCCCAGGTAACTTCACGGTGCCGCCGGGGGACGAGGGCGGCCAACTCTTCAACGGCGAGGCCCATCAGGGCCACATCGGCATCGGCGATCTGGACATGTGGACGTTCACGGCCAACCAGAACGACGCCATCGAACTGAGCATCGGCGAGATCCCGGTGCCTCCAACGATGCCGGATCCCGGCTTCTGGCCCTGGATCCGTCTGTATGGACCCAACGGTGGCCTCCTGTCCGCCAGTGGCCCCCTGGTCGCTCAGATATCGGCCCGCGCGACCATCAGTGGAACCTTCACGGTGGTCGTCGGCACAGCGGACACGTTGCGTGACGCGCAAGGAGACTACTTGCTGCGGCTGGCAAAGATTCCAGGGCCGTTCACCGTTCCGACGGGAGACGACGGTGGAGCGATGACGAACAACGTCGCGCATCCTGGGCGGATTGCGCTCGGCGATCTCGACTTGTGGACGTTCTACGCTCCCCAGGGGAACACGCTGACGCTGACCGCCAGCGAAGTGCCGGTCGGCCCCGGGGTACCCGATCCCGGCTTCTGGCCCTGGATTCGGATGTTCGATCCGAACGGCGTGCAGCTGGGCAGTGCCAGCGGCAACACTTCCGCACAGTTGGTGAGGACCGCTCCGCTTTCGGGGCTCTACACGGTGATCGTCGGAACCGCCGACACACTGCGCGACGCGACCGGTGACTACACCCTCAAGGTGATCGGCGCCACCTCGCCGCCACCGCCGCCCGTCAGCGTCGATGATCCGCTCTACACCACCCCGAAGGACACGCCGCTCGTGACCGCCGCACCTGGCGTGATGGGCAACGACCTGAACGTAGCCGGAGCGACCGCCGCGGTGGTGACCGGCGTCAGCGCCGGCGTGCTGGCGTTGAACCCGAACGGCGGGTTCACCTACACGCCCCCGGCGGGGTTCGTGGGCACCGCGACCTTCACCTATCGCGCAACGAACGCGGCAGGCCCTGGAAACGTGGCCACCGTGACGATCCAGGTGACGTCGACGCCCATCGTGCAGCCGCCCGTCGCGGTCTACGCGTCGAACATCACCGGCAACACCGTGACGGTGCGGTGGACGCCTCCGGCCTCCGGGCTGCCGCCCACGGGCTATCTGCTCGAGGGCGGCGTTCAACCGGGCGTGCCGCTGGCGACGATCCCGACGGGCAGCACGACGCCGATCTTCGTGCTGAACGTTCCGACCGGCTCGTTCTACGTGCGGATGAAGACCGTCTCGAACGGTGCGATCAGCGCGGCCTCCAACGAGATCAGGATCCACGTCAACGTTCCGGTCGCGCCGTCGGCGCCGGCGAGCCTCACCGGGATGGCGAACGGCCAGGCCGTGGCGCTCGCATGGAGGAACACGTTTGCCGGCGGTGCTCCGCAGAACGTGATCCTCGACGTGAGCGGCACGCTGTCCGGGTCGATCAACCTCGGCAACGTGGAGTCGTTCGCGTTCCCCAGCATCCCGGCCGGCGCCTACACCTTCTCGGTGCGGGCCGCGAACGCGGGCGGCGTCAGCCCCTCGTCGAATGCCGTCAGCTTGAGCTTCCCCAACACGTGCGCGGCGCCGCAGGCACCCCAGAACTTCCTGGCCTACAAGACGGGCAACGTGCTCCACCTGTTGTGGGACCCGCCCGCCGCCGGCAACGCGCCGACCCATTTCCAACTCAACGTCTCGGGCGCGATCAACGTGTCGGTGCCGCTGCCGACGCGCGGTATCACCGCGCCCGTGCCTCCCGGCAGCTACACCTTCAGCGTGGCCGCCGTGAACGCCTGCGGGACCAGCCCGGCCACGCCGACCCAGACGGTGGTCATTCCGTAGGCAGACTGAAGCACAGGGACGAACACTGGGACGGGACGCGGCGGGCACGCCGCGTCCCGTCCCGTTTCTTTTGGACTAGACTCGCCCTTTCCCTGTCGATTCCGGCCGTTCCCATTCGACGACCAGTCATGAGCTTCCTTTCCGACCTCCGCTTCGCCGTGCGATCGCTCATCCGGGCCAAGGGCCTGGCCGCGACCGTGGTCATCACCCTGGCGCTCGGCATCGGCGCGAATGCCGCCATCTTCAGCGTGGTCCGGGGCGTGCTGCTGCGTCCGCTCGTCAACCGCGACGCCGAGCGGCTGGTCTACATCCGCCAGTCGGCCCGGGGCATCGGCATCGAGAACGCGAACTTCTCGGTCCCCGAACTGCGGGACCTCCGGGAGCGGGTCACCTCGATTTCGGCCTTCGGCGACTTCTCGGTCATCGAGTTCACGATGGTCGGAATGGGCGAGCCCCGCGTCGTGAAGGCCGGGGTGGTCGGCGGGTCGTACTTCGACGTCATGGGGCTCAGGCCCGTGGTGGGCCGGCTGCTCGGCCCGTCCGATGACGGCCCCTCGGCCGAGGGCGCCGCCGTGCTCACGAACCGGTTCTGGACGACGGCCTTCAACGCCGATCCCTCGGTCGTCGGCAGGACCATCCGCCTCAGCGACCGGACGGCCACCATCGTGGGCGTCCTGGAGCCCGCGGTGCCGTATCCACAGGAGACGGAGATCATCGCCAACGTGGTGACGAGCCCGCACCACCTCGATGCCACGATGGTGGACGGCCGCGTGCACCGCATGACGGAGCTCTTCGGCCGCCTGGCGCCTGACGCGACGGTGGAGACCGCACGCGCCGAGCTCGTCGCCGCGCAGGGCGCCATCAAGACCGAGCACGCGGAGGACTACCCCGCCAGCGCGGACTTCCGCATCGACGCGGTCCTGCTCAAGGAGCAGATCATCTCGCCCGCGCGCACGATCCTGCTGGTCCTGCTGGCGGCGTCCGCGCTCGTCTTCATCGTGGCGTGCTCCAACGTCGCCAACCTGATCCTGGCCCGCTCCGTCCGCCGCGAGGGCGAGCTGGCCGTCCGCGCCGCGCTGGGCGCCGGCACCGGGGCGCTGCGGCGCACGCTGCTCGCCGAGAGTCTCGTGCTCTCCGTGGCGGGCGCGGCCCTGGCCGTGGCGGTGGCGCGGCCGATGGTGGCCGTCCTTTCGCGCTACGCCGCGCGCTTCTCGGTGCGGGCGCTGGACGTCACCGTGGACGCGACGCTGCTCTGGGTGGGCGCGGGCCTCGCCGTCCTGGCGGCCGTGCTCCTCGCCTACGTGCCGCGCCTGCCGTCGGCCGACGCGGTGAACGGGCCGAGCCTGGCCGGCGGGAGCGTCCGCATCACGCCGGGCACCAACCGTCGCCTGAAGCTCTTCGCGGTGGCCCAGATCGCGGCCTCCTTCGTCCTGCTGGCCGGGGCCGCCATGCTGCTGACCACGCTCGTGTCACTGCAGCGCGCGCAGACCGGCATCAAGGGCGGCAACGTCCTGGCCGTGAACGTGCCGATCGTGTCCTTCGACCGCAAGAAGGCCGACCTGAACGACTTCTACCGCGAGGTGATTCGCAGGACGAGCGAGCTGCCCGGCGTGGAGCGCGTCTCGATCGGCACCGTCGTGCCGTGGCGCGATCCGGGCTTCTTCGCCGCGCAGTTCACGGTTGAGGGCTACCGGAAGGCCAACGGCGAAGAAGACCCGCGCGCGAAGTTCCGCACGGTGTCGCCGGGCTTCTTCGAATCGCTGGGCGTCTCTCTCGTGGCCGGCCGCGACTTCACGATGGACGACCGCGACGGAGCCGAGAAGGTCGTCATCGTCAGCGAAAGCCTGGCGCGCCGGATGTTCCCGGGACAGGACGCGCTCAACCGCCACCTGCTGTGGACCGACCCGGTGACAAAGTTCATCGGCGTGAGCAACGACGGCCGGCGGATCGTGGGCGTGGTGGCCGACGTGGACGACGAGAACATCGTCCCCGAACCGACGATGACCGTGTATCACCCGTTCGAGCAGGAGATGCACTTCGGGCGCCTGTTCGTGCACGCGGCCGTGGATCCGTACACGCTGGTCGGGCCCATCACGAAGATCGTGCGCGACCTGTCCGCGGATCAGCCCGTGGAGCGCGCGGCCACGCTCAACGACATCCGGTCCGAGGTGCTCTCGCCGACCAGGCTGAACACGTTCGTGTTCGGCGGCTTCGCGGGCGTGGCCCTGCTCATCGCGCTCGTCGGCGTGGCCGGCGTGCTGGCCTTCTCGGTCAGCGCCCGGACCCGTGAGTTCGGCGTCCGGCTGGCCATCGGGTCGGCGCCGCGCCAGCTCCTGACCGGCGTCCTGAACGAGGGCGCCGTCATCGCCGCGGGCGGCATCGTGCTCGGCATCGTCGGTGGCCTGCTGCTCACGCGTGTGGCCGGCAGCTTCATCGGCGAGGTGCGGACGCCCGGCATCTGGGCCACGATCGGGGCCGCGATCGTGCTCGCGCTGGCGGCCGTGGCGGCGTCGTTCATTCCGGCGGCGCGGGCCGCCCGGGTGGACGTCGCCCAGGCGCTGCGCACGGAGTAGCCGGCGCCGCCCGGCGCGGCCGCGCGAGGCCGGCCGCGGATCGCCCAGTTCAGATCGCGCCGGTGACGAAGCGCGCGATCGCGGCCGCCACGTCGGGCGCGTGGAGGCGGGCCACCCAGTGGTCGTCGGTGTCGAACGTCACCAGGGTGGCGCGCGGCAGGCGCTCCCGCAGCCGCTCGGCCACCGCCAGCGGGCTGATCAGGTCCCGCGTCGCCCAGACGAGCAGCGTCGGGACGTCGAGCGCCGGCAGCCGGGCCGACAGGTCTGGCACGGCGTCGGTCGCCCAGGGCGAGGCGCCGGGATACGACGCCCGGTAGTCGCCGCGCCAGTCCGCGGCACCGAGCGCGTGCACGTCCACGCCGCCGGCGGCGACCGTCAGGACCAGGTGGGAGACGCGCTCTGGGCAGGCGAGGGCGGCGGCGAGCGCGACGTACCCGCCCATGGACTGCCCCACGAGCACGGTGCGCGGAGGCAGCAGGCCGGCGACGTGGTTGACCAGGTCGTCGTAGGACGCGACGGCGGGCACGGCCGGCGCGCCGCCGAGTCCCGGCAGGTCGACGAACGTCCGGCCCCAGGCCGCAGGCAGGCCTTCCGACACCGGCGCCCAGAACGACGCCAGCCCGGCGGCGCCAGGCACGAACGTGACGTGCGTGCCGTCGCCGTCCACCGTCACGCCGCCGTCAGGACCACCGGGGCGCCGCGCGTGACGACCAGGGTGTGCTCGAAGTGGGACGAGAGGCTGCCGTCGGCGGTCCGCATCGTCCAGCCATCGCCCCCGGGCACCGGCGTGGGAGAACCGGCGCTGACCATCGGCTCGATCGTGATCACCATGCCGTCGGCGAGGACGTCGGCCTGCCAGGGGTCGAACTGGTTCGGCAC is a genomic window containing:
- a CDS encoding tetratricopeptide repeat protein → MDRDRWDRIQDLFLEALDLPVRDRRAFVLGAAGGDADLVDRVQRLLDADATPAFVDAEVGEVARDVLEGGSAAAPAVGETIGPYRLTRALGEGGTGVVYVATREDLGHDVAIKILRDAWVSERRRGQFLREQRLLAQLNHPAIARILDAGVLAGGTPWFAMELVDGVALDEYCRSRAVDRARIVRLVREVGAAVQHAHERLIVHRDLKPTNIVVTVDGQPKLLDFGVARQIEAAASRGVTGGLRMLTPAYASPEELRGETPGVQSDVYSLGVILRELLAAAGPEAFHRVSWLGRRAHRFDRTADRDLDAVCRTATAADQALRYATVDALVRDLDAWLDGRPLAAGPASAGYRLRRFVSRNRRAVAAGALIAASFAGVAAVAAARVATARAATEAAAVRAERRLQFLLDLFDGGGRGEAPPADLRVLSLLDRGVREADLLASDPEAQADLFNTLGRVSLELGDLDRADRLLSDALAVRRATADADPAGLVTGLVAMADLRRVQARLDDAERLAHDALAEADRRLREDDPVRLAAVTAVGRVQGDRGDYTSAIATLERAIALYPPGGATERDAAVAVKALADDYFYVGDMARAETESRRALEMNGRTRGSQHPEVGQALINLGAIASARQQLPEAERFLRDALAIIETWFGRQHPQTASAQTSLAQVLYKLAKYDDAQALLDEAVETQQRVFGPLHPKTAFVHNEAGLLAFTADDLARAAREFELAAAGYGTAAGSHFQQGVSLANLGSVHLQREDYRRAQAIFEQAIAIYAEVLPDDHPNVAITRMKLGRALLRQQQFDKARSHLEAAERILAAQPGPESTWLKAAREDLAVVRARSEATDGTR
- a CDS encoding Ig-like domain-containing protein; protein product: MSDAAGSSLLAWSFIMRTRAIGLVLAAMVMAGIPAAARAQGVLANGENHTGTITFAGEVQVWTFAANQGQAINLSIGERVRTPDSGFWPWIRLINPNGAQISSSSGNLVAQISVSAPLTGTYQVWVASNDTLHDALGDYTLTLANIPGPFGVSSGDDGGPLGAGLNQAGHIAVGDLDMWSFSATQNAAILLSAGEVLPTSGPDPGFWPWIRLYDPNGVQIGSASGTLVAQISTTAPLDGTYTVVVGTADTLRDAQGDYRLRLFTIPGNFTIPTGDQGGSLGNGENHPGHIDIGDLDIWTFTANKDDYIELSIGEVPVPPTSPDPGFWPWIRLYGPGGGVLSGSGTLVGQISARATLTGTYTVIVGTADTLRDATGDYLLRLAKAPGNFTVPPGDEGGQLFNGEAHQGHIGIGDLDMWTFTANQNDAIELSIGEIPVPPTMPDPGFWPWIRLYGPNGGLLSASGPLVAQISARATISGTFTVVVGTADTLRDAQGDYLLRLAKIPGPFTVPTGDDGGAMTNNVAHPGRIALGDLDLWTFYAPQGNTLTLTASEVPVGPGVPDPGFWPWIRMFDPNGVQLGSASGNTSAQLVRTAPLSGLYTVIVGTADTLRDATGDYTLKVIGATSPPPPPVSVDDPLYTTPKDTPLVTAAPGVMGNDLNVAGATAAVVTGVSAGVLALNPNGGFTYTPPAGFVGTATFTYRATNAAGPGNVATVTIQVTSTPIVQPPVAVYASNITGNTVTVRWTPPASGLPPTGYLLEGGVQPGVPLATIPTGSTTPIFVLNVPTGSFYVRMKTVSNGAISAASNEIRIHVNVPVAPSAPASLTGMANGQAVALAWRNTFAGGAPQNVILDVSGTLSGSINLGNVESFAFPSIPAGAYTFSVRAANAGGVSPSSNAVSLSFPNTCAAPQAPQNFLAYKTGNVLHLLWDPPAAGNAPTHFQLNVSGAINVSVPLPTRGITAPVPPGSYTFSVAAVNACGTSPATPTQTVVIP
- a CDS encoding ADOP family duplicated permease, translated to MSFLSDLRFAVRSLIRAKGLAATVVITLALGIGANAAIFSVVRGVLLRPLVNRDAERLVYIRQSARGIGIENANFSVPELRDLRERVTSISAFGDFSVIEFTMVGMGEPRVVKAGVVGGSYFDVMGLRPVVGRLLGPSDDGPSAEGAAVLTNRFWTTAFNADPSVVGRTIRLSDRTATIVGVLEPAVPYPQETEIIANVVTSPHHLDATMVDGRVHRMTELFGRLAPDATVETARAELVAAQGAIKTEHAEDYPASADFRIDAVLLKEQIISPARTILLVLLAASALVFIVACSNVANLILARSVRREGELAVRAALGAGTGALRRTLLAESLVLSVAGAALAVAVARPMVAVLSRYAARFSVRALDVTVDATLLWVGAGLAVLAAVLLAYVPRLPSADAVNGPSLAGGSVRITPGTNRRLKLFAVAQIAASFVLLAGAAMLLTTLVSLQRAQTGIKGGNVLAVNVPIVSFDRKKADLNDFYREVIRRTSELPGVERVSIGTVVPWRDPGFFAAQFTVEGYRKANGEEDPRAKFRTVSPGFFESLGVSLVAGRDFTMDDRDGAEKVVIVSESLARRMFPGQDALNRHLLWTDPVTKFIGVSNDGRRIVGVVADVDDENIVPEPTMTVYHPFEQEMHFGRLFVHAAVDPYTLVGPITKIVRDLSADQPVERAATLNDIRSEVLSPTRLNTFVFGGFAGVALLIALVGVAGVLAFSVSARTREFGVRLAIGSAPRQLLTGVLNEGAVIAAGGIVLGIVGGLLLTRVAGSFIGEVRTPGIWATIGAAIVLALAAVAASFIPAARAARVDVAQALRTE
- a CDS encoding ECF-type sigma factor, whose product is MTRSTDSPSDDDGARTRLDAHYSAAYEELRRLAAAVARRDAGQTLSPTGLVHEAWLKLAKSPDFSTESSLHFKRIAARAMRQVLVEAARRRDAQKRPQHDVRVEFDEHALGITTSTQVLHLDEALKALARVSERQAHVVEARFFGGLTVPEIAEAIGVSEVTVMRDWRVARAWLTSELSAP
- a CDS encoding alpha/beta fold hydrolase, giving the protein MTVDGDGTHVTFVPGAAGLASFWAPVSEGLPAAWGRTFVDLPGLGGAPAVPAVASYDDLVNHVAGLLPPRTVLVGQSMGGYVALAAALACPERVSHLVLTVAAGGVDVHALGAADWRGDYRASYPGASPWATDAVPDLSARLPALDVPTLLVWATRDLISPLAVAERLRERLPRATLVTFDTDDHWVARLHAPDVAAAIARFVTGAI